DNA from Drosophila busckii strain San Diego stock center, stock number 13000-0081.31 chromosome 2R, ASM1175060v1, whole genome shotgun sequence:
GGCTCCATACTGAAGCTGCAGTGCAGCTCGGCGGGTGGCAATCCGCCGCCTGCGTTGCATTGGTACAAGAACGATAAGCGACTGAATGCGGCCACTAAGCTGACGGACAGTAAAATTAGCTCCgagctgtcgctgctgttgaatGCCTCCGATAATAATGCCATCTACAAATGCGAGGTGCAGAATGCCGCCATTGAAATACCGTTATTTGCAACCAAAACTCTGGGCGTGCATTGTAAGTTTCCATTTTGAGCTGAAGTGCAACAGTTCAGTTTAATTTACTTTCTGCACTTGCAGTTCCTCCCGAGACGGTCAAGATTAGTGTGCTGCCCAAGAATCTGGTGCCTGGCATACGCGCCAAGCTCATCTGcgactccagctccagcaatCCGCCTGCCAAGATCAGCTGGTGGAAGGACGGCATACCCGTCGAAGGTTTGAATCTAGCCAATCGTCCGGGTCTGTGGGGCGGCTCCGTCTCCACGCTGGAAATGCATGTGAACATCACTCAGGATCTAGATGGCTCCATCTACACCTGCCAAAGCCACAACGAGGTGCTGCAGCGCAGCGTGCATGAAACCATCAGCCTGGATATACTCTGTAAGTAACCAGGATAAGCTTTTCCTGACTTTTAACTGATTGGGCATTTGTTTTGCAGTTGCACCAAAGTTCGATGCCGCTCAGCAGACAAGTTTTGTGGGCGTGGAGGGCGCTCcactgcagctggagctgcatgCCAGTGGCAATCCCATGTCTATAAGCTATACCTGGACTAAGGATGGACTGCCCATTAGCAGCAATGCGCTGAGCGGTCAACGCCTGATCTCCGACGGACCAAGGCTCAACATTAGTCGCCTCAGTCGCAACGATGCGGGAATTTATGTCTGCGAGGCGCTCAACACGCAGGGCACAGCCATGCTGGAGGTGCAAGTGCTGGTGGAATGTAAGTCTCAAGCTCAGTTCTCTTACTCAACATTTGCTCAATGCTCTGCTTTAAATAGATGCGCCTGTTATTGCTGCCGTTACCGAGGGCCAGAGCTTTGTCTCAGGCGAGCAGGCGGTGCTCGCTTGTCAGATCCAGGCGCGTCCTTTGGAGGCGGCGCATGTGAGCTGGTCACGTCCCGGCTACGACTTTGCCACGCGCACGAGCGTCTCCTTCGAGAACAATACAGCGCTGTTGCACATAGACAACGTGCAACGTGGCGACATTGGCAACTTCACCTGCAGCGTGGACAATCAACGTGGCGCGCCCGTCTCGCGCAATGTGCTGCTCGTTGTGCAAAGTAAGTTGCAACCTTCATATATGTCCAAGACTTGAActcatttgcttgcttgtgCTTGCAGCTTCACCGGAAATCGATCATACGCCGGGTTACACGCGCTTTGCTGCGCGTCTGGGCGTGCGCTCGCAGCTTGTGTGCCGCGTGCTGGCTTCGCCACAGCCCAGCTTCATCTGGCGACGTCATGGCAAGGATCTGAAGCGACGCAACAAGTACAGCACGGCGGAACGTCAGGTGGATGGTCTTTACTTTGAATCTGCGCTGCTGATTGAAAGCACTGCAGCGGAGGATTATGGTCAGTACGAGTGTGTGGTGCGGAATAGCTTGGGCCAGGCCAGCACTACGCTGGAGTTCAGCAAGCCGACGCGTCCGGATACGCCGCTGCAGTTGCGCGTGGGCAATGTGAGCGACAGCAGCGTGGAGCTGATGTGGACGCCTGGATTTGATGGTGGCATGCAGGCTTATTATCGCCTGCGTGTGAAGCAGCAGGGTGAGGACAAGTACAAGACCGTGGAGGTTAAGCTGGGCGCGCTGAATGCAACGCTGGAGCAGCTCAAGCCCGGCGGCAACTATTACTTCTCGGTCATGGCGTTCAACGAGGCGGGCAACAGCAAATACTTGCCGGACATTAAGCTGACGCTGAGCAAGGGCTCGCAGCCGCACTCGGCCGAGTATACGGAGAAGGACGAGCTGCCCAATGTGATGATCATTGGCATTACCTCGGCTGCCatggtgctgctggtgttgaATGCAGCCCTCGTTGCTTGGTTCGTCATTCGGCGGCAAAACAAATCGCAGGGCGAAACGGAGCCCAGCAACGATGATGCCTACTCCAAGGACGACAATCAGTCAGTCTACAAGGTAATTAACAACCCGAGATTCTAACTTAAACTTAACTCTGCCACTAACCCACTTGAACCCACTTGCTATAACCAGCTGCCCATCACTGCTTTGCAGGCGGATGTGCAAAAGAAGGCCGCCGCCTCCACTTATCTGGTGGAGAATGTGGACATTATACAGTCGACGGCGTACCCGCCCAAGTACCAGGAGAGCTCCATGTGCACTCCCCACTATCAGCACTCCATGTGCAATCCGGACTTCACTCGCACTCTGCCCAATCCCAAGCGGCACAGTCAACGCAACAGTGCAACGGGTCTGATTGAGGGCATGCCCATGCGTGCCAAGGACGACCACATGCTCATCTCGAACGGCCTTTACATACCGTCGCCCTCGCCAGCCTCCTCGCTGGTCATCAAGGGCAGCTACATATCATCGCCATCGCCAGCGCCGCCAGCCGATGGCTCCTACTTCAATATGAGCGACAAGTACATGTCCTATCCACCTGTGGTGAGTACAAGCTTAATGACTTTATAATACGCTAAAAAGTAAAGAGCTCAGTCTTGGCTTTAAGTAAAGTTCAAATCAGAAAACGCAAGAAAACTTTAGATAACCCTTAAGTATGAATATTTCTATTCTATATCTTGAAGACAAATATTTTCTGATTTCTGATTTTCTGATTTCGAATttctttagtttaaatttaaaaatgtttaaagaaTAATTATGCctcaatttgtatataaatttcagaaaatataaacagattgatataaaaaatctTGGAAttgtgtatatttgtatatcaCATAAATATCACATAATTCCACAAATGTTTTATGTaatgatataaaaaatgttttaagaatctgtaaatatatttaatacaaattttaagtaCGAGGTTTTGgctgatttttatataaaagcttaaaggcaataatatttttaattagtcaaaataatgataatataaACCCTTACTTGAAATatatcatttttaataaatgataGACCAAAAGTCtacagaaaattaaattttaaaagtttgccTGTGGCAACATTAAATTTCCCTTTTTGCCTGCCAAGCTGAGAAGTTCTGAATCGCATCCATAAATTTGCCAGCTATCTAACCATATGTTCTTGTATTttcttctctttctctcaaCAGACCTACTAAGCAGTGCAGCTTGTCAGaggaaaagaaaaagaaaaaagacaGAAATGAAAAGGAAacccaacagcagccaaataCAGCTAGACTGATTGATATACATGCCACAgcatacatttgcacacacTTATAACGAAATAACTCATAAAcaaccagcacacacacacacacacaacagcacacacatacacagatgCATTGAAAATTGATATTGATACGTTGTTCAATCAATTTCTGTCTtcatgcaaacattttttggttatttgctgttgcaagttttttctttgggttttgtttctttttttttttttgtataattagtAGTACTAAATGACGTTGATTATTATGGAGCGCATAATGGAGTAAACATGTTGAGTGTGTTTTGAGAAAAGACATTTGCATGCGGCGCTCGAAGGCTGTGATAAGTACCTGCACCCaaggcatgccacacacacatgcaacacgCTGTGGCAAGCTTTAcatcaaacaaaatgcaagcgtTGCCTTTGGCTAAAATGAAAGCCTTGGGGCGCAGTTACGCCAACCAATCTACAAAATGCTTGCCCTAACCCCCCACTCccctcacacatacacacacacacacaagcaacaacaacaacaagaacagacAAAGTTCCCCCAACCCTAAAGCTAGtaagttattattaattaacgaaagcagcagcagcataagtaGCAGCGAAACGTTAAAGAGACAGTTTCGATgcaagagagcaagagcattaatataaataaaatctcaaataattatttgtagaCATTTTACTCAATATTAAGTAGTAGCAATTAcgcatttttagcatttagcataaatatattaacgAGTCTGTCGAGTCGAGACTCATTCTCATT
Protein-coding regions in this window:
- the LOC108597012 gene encoding nephrin isoform X1, giving the protein MMQFWITLTFAWLLVAIGVSSAATTTVAAPSAAGVVQKFRVTPHDMQILEGTDTLLRCEVTALAGRVQWVKDGFALGFLAVIPGFPRYSALVDEPNGVYNLQIRNASLEDDAEYQCQVGPAPGNPAIRANAKLSIVAAPSSIYIDGYSRNAKVEVVEQQNLTLTCITENANPAAEIVWFQGDTPLNIVPTVVVNQTALKRYRTTSTLQLQPRADDDYKEFSCEARHKALPPDVPMRAQLQLSVLYPPGPPFFEGYSQGESLRRGQQLQIACRSRGGNPPAQLVWYRNGVAINSPQRTAGRLSENVYKFTANESDNGAHLACEAKNLLSEKPLRAELNLTVLYAPKDVYLSGASQAKVGDTVELSCVTAASNPPARISWSMNGRPLNNSSYKTRSSTAGGWVSSSNITLTIDAQSRTFIAVCHALNTELSQNVVGSHTVNVLYAPSAPLLTGYNNGDILISGSILKLQCSSAGGNPPPALHWYKNDKRLNAATKLTDSKISSELSLLLNASDNNAIYKCEVQNAAIEIPLFATKTLGVHFPPETVKISVLPKNLVPGIRAKLICDSSSSNPPAKISWWKDGIPVEGLNLANRPGLWGGSVSTLEMHVNITQDLDGSIYTCQSHNEVLQRSVHETISLDILFAPKFDAAQQTSFVGVEGAPLQLELHASGNPMSISYTWTKDGLPISSNALSGQRLISDGPRLNISRLSRNDAGIYVCEALNTQGTAMLEVQVLVEYAPVIAAVTEGQSFVSGEQAVLACQIQARPLEAAHVSWSRPGYDFATRTSVSFENNTALLHIDNVQRGDIGNFTCSVDNQRGAPVSRNVLLVVQTSPEIDHTPGYTRFAARLGVRSQLVCRVLASPQPSFIWRRHGKDLKRRNKYSTAERQVDGLYFESALLIESTAAEDYGQYECVVRNSLGQASTTLEFSKPTRPDTPLQLRVGNVSDSSVELMWTPGFDGGMQAYYRLRVKQQGEDKYKTVEVKLGALNATLEQLKPGGNYYFSVMAFNEAGNSKYLPDIKLTLSKGSQPHSAEYTEKDELPNVMIIGITSAAMVLLVLNAALVAWFVIRRQNKSQGETEPSNDDAYSKDDNQSVYKLPITALQADVQKKAAASTYLVENVDIIQSTAYPPKYQESSMCTPHYQHSMCNPDFTRTLPNPKRHSQRNSATGLIEGMPMRAKDDHMLISNGLYIPSPSPASSLVIKGSYISSPSPAPPADGSYFNMSDKYMSYPPVTY
- the LOC108597012 gene encoding nephrin isoform X2 translates to MMQFWITLTFAWLLVAIGVSSAATTTVAAPSAAGVVQKFRVTPHDMQILEGTDTLLRCEVTALAGRVQWVKDGFALGFLAVIPGFPRYSALVDEPNGVYNLQIRNASLEDDAEYQCQVGPAPGNPAIRANAKLSIVAAPSSIYIDGYSRNAKVEVVEQQNLTLTCITENANPAAEIVWFQGDTPLNIVPTVVVNQTALKRYRTTSTLQLQPRADDDYKEFSCEARHKALPPDVPMRAQLQLSVLYPPGPPFFEGYSQGESLRRGQQLQIACRSRGGNPPAQLVWYRNGVAINSPQRTAGRLSENVYKFTANESDNGAHLACEAKNLLSEKPLRAELNLTVLYAPKDVYLSGASQAKVGDTVELSCVTAASNPPARISWSMNGRPLNNSSYKTRSSTAGGWVSSSNITLTIDAQSRTFIAVCHALNTELSQNVVGSHTVNVLYAPSAPLLTGYNNGDILISGSILKLQCSSAGGNPPPALHWYKNDKRLNAATKLTDSKISSELSLLLNASDNNAIYKCEVQNAAIEIPLFATKTLGVHFPPETVKISVLPKNLVPGIRAKLICDSSSSNPPAKISWWKDGIPVEGLNLANRPGLWGGSVSTLEMHVNITQDLDGSIYTCQSHNEVLQRSVHETISLDILFAPKFDAAQQTSFVGVEGAPLQLELHASGNPMSISYTWTKDGLPISSNALSGQRLISDGPRLNISRLSRNDAGIYVCEALNTQGTAMLEVQVLVEYAPVIAAVTEGQSFVSGEQAVLACQIQARPLEAAHVSWSRPGYDFATRTSVSFENNTALLHIDNVQRGDIGNFTCSVDNQRGAPVSRNVLLVVQTSPEIDHTPGYTRFAARLGVRSQLVCRVLASPQPSFIWRRHGKDLKRRNKYSTAERQVDGLYFESALLIESTAAEDYGQYECVVRNSLGQASTTLEFSKPTRPDTPLQLRVGNVSDSSVELMWTPGFDGGMQAYYRLRVKQQGEDKYKTVEVKLGALNATLEQLKPGGNYYFSVMAFNEAGNSKYLPDIKLTLSKGSQPHSAEYTEKDELPNVMIIGITSAAMVLLVLNAALVAWFVIRRQNKSQGETEPSNDDAYSKDDNQSVYKADVQKKAAASTYLVENVDIIQSTAYPPKYQESSMCTPHYQHSMCNPDFTRTLPNPKRHSQRNSATGLIEGMPMRAKDDHMLISNGLYIPSPSPASSLVIKGSYISSPSPAPPADGSYFNMSDKYMSYPPVTY